A single region of the Vicia villosa cultivar HV-30 ecotype Madison, WI linkage group LG4, Vvil1.0, whole genome shotgun sequence genome encodes:
- the LOC131597556 gene encoding uncharacterized protein LOC131597556 — MAAELAADLLQNASFSRVAALEATEAGLAAVDGGAGTASVPIQQLAAELQSLLAALNPVLIKDNTEDNFSWAKSSSGSFTVKSCYEFFKKFLSGQPMESDKVKALNFLWKFKVPPKILCFAWRFLLNRLATRDQLVRRGVLEEGIDSSCALCGFGEESLSHLFFLCKVSVRIWRRVFMWLDLSGLLSFEEFGDFFYNFRKIPCLNKCMIVGTV, encoded by the coding sequence ATGGCGGCTGAGTTGGCAGCGGATCTGCTTCAGAATGCCTCGTTCAGTCGTGTGGCAGCGCTGGAAGCCACCGAAGCAGGCCTGGCTGCTGTCGACGGTGGTGCTGGGACTGCATCTGTTCCGATTCAGCAGCTGGCAGCTGAGTTGCAGTCGTTGTTGGCAGCTCTTAATCCTGTTCTGATCAAGGATAATACTGAGGACAACTTCTCTTGGGCGAAGTCTTCTAGTGGGAGCTTTACCGTTAAATCGTGCTATGAGTTTTTTAAGAAGTTTCTTTCCGGTCAACCTATGGAAAGTGATAAGGTTAAGGCCTTAAACTTTCTATGGAAATTCAAAGTTCCTCCAAAGATTCTTTGTTTTGCTTGGAGGTTTTTATTAAATAGATTGGCCACTAGAGATCAATTGGTGAGAAGAGGTGTGTTGGAGGAAGGAATTGATTCTAGCTGTGCCTTATGCGGCTTCGGTGAGGAATCTTTATCTCATCTTTTCTTTTTGTGTAAGGTTTCCGTTCGCATTTGGAGAAGGGTGTTTATGTGGCTTGATTTATCCGGACTTTTGTCCTTTGAAGAGTTTGGGGATTTCTTCTATAATTTCCGGAAAATTCCTTGCCTTAATAAGTGTATGATTGTGGGTACCGTTTGA